Proteins from a single region of Drosophila willistoni isolate 14030-0811.24 unplaced genomic scaffold, UCI_dwil_1.1 Seg569, whole genome shotgun sequence:
- the LOC6653529 gene encoding LOW QUALITY PROTEIN: uncharacterized protein LOC6653529 (The sequence of the model RefSeq protein was modified relative to this genomic sequence to represent the inferred CDS: inserted 2 bases in 1 codon; substituted 2 bases at 2 genomic stop codons), producing MIKYVWHVAALMIVFXWLXSARSASYQQQQLNSLVMDQKPQQQQNRIQQASSGTSPVSFLKDMSLIYRIYQQCTGENMSVCLKVKLLTGLEEAFRSVXLFEGVQFLSNSPDNKQRSKLTSISEQDIEAVLPRGVHAKEQVLNSMIVKRVGNFLQDHTLQIKFPDLRHTYSNSVEGRKKTDKKGSGTFEPKTTEHYNDINTTVDFI from the exons ATGATTAAATACGTGTGGCATGTGGCAGCCCTGATGATTGTCTTTTGATGGCTGTGAAGTGCGCGTAGTGCCAGttatcaacagcagcaattgAATAGCCTGGTCATGGATCAGAAGcctcaacagcaacagaatcGGATACAGCAGGCATCGAGTGGTACTAGTCCGGTTAGCTTTTTGAAGGACATGTCGCTGATTTATCGCATATATCAGCAATGTACTGGTGAAAATATGTCCGTTTGTCTAAAGGTGAAACTACTAACTGGCCTGGAAGAGGCTTTCCGTTCGGT CCTCTTCGAGGGTGTTCAGTTTCTTAGCAACAGTCCGGACAATAAGCAGCGATCCAAGCTGACATCGATCAGTGAACAGGATATTGAGGCTGTACTGCCGCGTGGAGTACATGCCAAGGAACAGGTCCTGAATAGCATGATTGTGAAGCGTGTTGGCAATTTTCTGCAAGATCACACTCTACAG ATTAAATTCCCTGATCTACGCCACACGTATAGCAACTCTGTAGAGGGCCGTAAGAAGACGGATAAAAAGGGCAGTGGCACATTTGAGCCTAAAACGACTG AGCACTACAATGACATTAATACAacagttgactttatttaa
- the LOC124461624 gene encoding uncharacterized protein LOC124461624: MIMKRLGNFLQDHTLQIEFPDLRDTDSNSVEGRKKTDKKGRGSYIMIPLLLCGTFVPVAYGALAMLSVKALIVSKLALVLASIMGIKKLLSGGGGGKESSHEVVVSSGGHSGWCRDFDMAYSSWKQAKDSAGSGKSL; this comes from the exons ATGATTATGAAGCGTCTTGGCAATTTTCTGCAAGATCACACTCTACAG ATTGAATTCCCTGATCTACGCGACACGGATAGCAACTCTGTAGAGGGCCGTAAGAAGACGGATAAAAAGGGCCGTGGATCTTATATAATGATTCCCTTGCTGCTTTGCGGCACATTTGTGCCAGTTGCCTATGGAGCCTTGGCTATGCTGTCCGTTAAAGCCTTGATTGTCTCTAAATTGGCGCTGGTATTGGCATCCATAATGGGCATCAAAAAACTATTGAGTGGCGGCGGCGGAGGCAAGGAATCCTCTCATGAAGTTGTTGTCTCCTCTGGCGGCCATTCGGGCTGGTGTCGGGACTTTGATATGGCCTACAGCAGCTGGAAGCAAGCAAAGGATTCGGCGGGCAGCGGCAAAAGCTTGTAG